GTTGATGAGTATAAAGCACTGCAGCAATATAAGGCAATCGCTACACTTGATGATAATGAAGACAATTGGGAAGAAGTTTATGTTCAACCAAGTGATAATGATAATGAAACGATTCCACATCAAGTTATTGATATTATGCTTGAACAAGATATTAGCTTATTGGCTTCTTGGCGTATTTATCGTGGTTTGTCTCAATATGATGTTGCTAAAAAAACAGGTTTAACACAATCTTCTATTTCTCAAGCTGAGAAAAAAGGATCTACACCTCAACTTAAAACCTGTAAGCGTTTAGCTGTTATTTATCAATGTGATCCTAAGCAACTTGTTTTATAAATATTAGAATTTTGTGGCATAAAGGACAAAAGTAATGCTATTTTTTAGTAGTACTTGAGTAAAGGACAAAAATAATGCTAATAAACAGGCTAAATAATATACTTTTATTTAGCCTATTTTTTTATAATTTAACACCCTAAAATCTCATCTATTAATTTCATTTTTTGCTTCAACTTTAAACCATTATGACACCTTAATTTTTGCTTTAAATGAGCAAAACTCCCTTCAATTTTATTCGAGGTATTTGGGATATTTAAGGTTGGATATTTTTGGTAAGTAAACAGATAAGATAGATTAGTTTTTAAGCTTCTAAAAGCACTTCTTAAACGTCTATGTGTATAGTGAGATTTGCCTGTTTCAGGATTTAGAGTACATTCATTATAATAGTCTTCATACTCATCAAACCATTGTTCTAGAAAGTCCTTAAATTGTATTTCTGTTACTTGAGTAAGCAAATTAGTAATTAGCCATAAATCCTTTACAGTAGGTTGTTTAGAGCGTTTTGAAAGGTATCTTTGAATTATCTTAACTTGATGAAATTGACAAAATTGAACGGGATAAAATGACAGGCTTTTTATTAAACCTCGACGACCATCGCAAACAATACCTTTAATAATAAATCCTTGTAGTAATAGTTCATCAATCCCCTTTAAATACAAATAGTTATTTTCATTTTTAACATAGTATTTTAGTAGATTTTCACCTGTATAAGCATCTGTAAATAACATTACCCCAAAACTCTGTTTAAAGTAAGTTGTGTCAATAATAAGAACTACACTTCTTGATGTTTTGTTTGATACTTTTATTTGATGAGATTTTAGCTTCCTTTGAATAGTTTTGGAGCTGTAATTATACTTTTGAGCAAGCTGTTTATAGGTTTGTTTTCCATAAACATAATCATTCCAAATTTGGTCTATTTTAGGCTTGTTTTTATAGATGAATTGGTAATTACAAGAGTTGCATTTATAGCGTTGTTTTCCTTGTTTATAACCATATTTTTGAAGTTTTTTACTATTGCATTTTTCACATTTTTTTAAATTCATTCAAAAAAGTCGCTTAAAGCCTTATTGTATAAGGTTTCAAACGACTTTTTACCATTCTTTTTGTCCTTTATGCCGAATCTAATATTGTATTGAAAAAGTGAAAGGTAATCCCCATATATTTCTAGTAACTTTTAATAATAAAAGTTACTAGAAAGTAATAGTAGAGGAGTAAAAATTATGAGTTTTGAATTTAAAGTATCTGACTTGAAAGAGGAATATTTAGATACAACGACACCTGGAGATAATCCGGATAAAAAAAGTCTAGATAGTAAATTATTTAATCGCAACGAATCTTATGAAGTTGCTACGATGATTAATAATGTTTTACATAAATTAGATGAAAATACACCGCCTAATTTAACACCGGGATATATTGTGAGTTTTCTTTCTAAACAAAAACTCTTGAAAGAAATCGGAAATAAATTAGAAGATGTAATCAAAGATGAATTACCAGATGATGTTAGAAGTTCTGAAAAAGTTGCTGATTTCTTATATAAGAAAGCTGTAGTCTTCTATGAGAACAAATAAAAATATTGACAATATGTTAAAAGACCACATTAAGTGGTCTTATTTTTATAAAAATTTGCAAATCACCCCAACAAATCAACCATGCCCCTAATATACATAATATGTTGATTTTCTGATTATATGTAATCTTTGGCTTTTGTTAGGATTTGTTTGAGTGGCATATCCATATTGTAAAGGTAATAGCCGCTGATTGTTAGGTCTATTTTGTCGCCTGGGAGGAATTTGGTGCGCATTTCGTGCGCTTGGAGTGAATGTTGGTAGAGCCTTGTGATAATTTCGATTGCCGTTTCGTCAATCGGTGGAGTATTTTTGATTTGTATTTTTTGGTCTGCTGTTTCTTTGTCTAAAAGATCTACCACCCAATGTTTAAATTCTTTGGCTTTTTTGCTGTGGCTTAACATGCCGATAAGGTAGCAATCACGCAACGAGAAGATGCGGACTTTTATTTGCCACACAATCACCATTTTGCATTTGGGTCTTGCTCTAAGCGACCGATATAATTATTTTATTCATTTTCAGTGTAATGGACATTTTTAACGGTATAAAAAATTAATATCGTAGATTATGCTGAAAAAGTGAAATACAATCAAATGTTGTGAAACACTTTGAAATGAAAAAAGCCCTATAAATAGGGCTTTAGAGTTGTTTTTGAAATGTTGTAAAATAGTGAAAAATCACTCCCACTCAATCGTCGCAGGTGGTTTTCCGCTAATATCATAAACCACACGAGAAATTCCATCTACTTCATTGATAATACGGTTCGATACTTTACCTAATAAGTCATAAGGTAAATGTGCCCAGTGAGCAGTCATAAAATCAATGGTTTCTACGGCACGTAGTGAGACCACCCAATCATATTTACGTCCATCACCCATTACGCCTACGGATTTTACAGGTAAGAATACAGTAAAGGCTTGGCTGACTTTGTAGTACCAATCGGCGTTGTGTAGTTCTTCGATAAAAATAGCGTCTGCCTTGCGGAGTAAATCGCAATATTCTTTTTTCACTTCACCTAAAACACGCACTCCTAAACCTGGTCCAGGGAATGGATGGCGGTTGAGCATTTGAGCAGGTAGACCTAAGGCTAAGCCGATTTTTCGTACTTCGTCCTTAAACAGTTCTCGTAGTGGTTCAACTAAGCCGAGTTTCATATAATCAGGTAATCCGCCAACATTGTGATGAGATTTGATTACGTGAGCTTTACCGGTTTTACTTGCGGCAGATTCGATCACATCAGGGTAAATCGTGCCCTGTGCAAGCCATTTTACATTACTGTGTTTATGTGATTCTTCATCAAAGACTTCAACAAACACATTACCAATAATTTTGCGTTTCGCCTCTGGTTCATCAACACCTGCAAGGCGATCTAAGAAACGTTTTTCAGCATCAACTTTAACGATATTTAAACCAAATTTATCGCCAAACATTTCCATAACTTGCTCAGCTTCGTTTAAGCGTAATAAGCCGTTATCTACAAAAACACAGTGTAATTTTTTACCGATTGCACGGTGCAGCAGTAACGCCACCACCGATGAATCTACGCCACCTGATAAACCTAAAATAACTTCATCATCACCCACTTGTGCTTTAACACGAGCAACGGCATCTTCAATAATATTTTCCGCTGTCCATTTGGTTTCACAGTCACAAATATTAACCACAAAATTAGTTAATAATTGTAAACCTTGTTTAGTGTGAGTTACTTCTGGGTGGAACTGTACACCGTAGAATTGACGGTTTTCATCCGACATCGCAGCAATAGGGCAAGTTGGGGTTAAACCTGTCACTTGGAAACCTTGTGGTAATTTTGTTACTTTGTCGCCGTGACTCATCCATACATCAAGTTGAGGATTTGAAGCGGTAAGATTATCATTTAATTTTGCAAATAATTGATCTTGTACTTTTAACTCTACCTGAGCATAACCAAATTCACGGTGTTCCGATCCTTCTGTTAATCCTCCCAATTGCATTGCCATTGTTTGCATTCCATAACAAATACCAAGCACTGGCACACCTGCATTAAATACATATTCAGGTGCTCGAGGGCTACCTTGCTCTGTGGTGCTTTCAGGCCCCCCAGAAAGAATAATCCCTGTTGGATTAAATTCACGAATTTGAGCTTCACTCACGTCCCAAGCCCAAAGCTCACAATACACCCCAATTTCACGCACACGACGTGCGATAAGTTGGGTATATTGCGATCCAAAATCTAAAATTAAAATTTTATGGTTGTGTATGTTGTTCATTTTATTCTCTATTTTCCTTTAAAAATTGATCTTATCCAAGATAGAAGTTTATTTCCTTGTGATTGTTTTAATTGTTGTTCAAGATACTCTAATTTTTTAGCTGATTGAATAACAATTCTTTTATCTTCATTAATATTATCTAGAGCTATATTAAATCCTAATAATTTCTCTGAAAGTTCGTGCATCATACAACAAACAAGTAAATCACCACGAATTTCTTCATTTTCTACTGAATAGATTTTCATATAATAGGGTTCATAATCTGGGTCAGGATTATTTGTTTCTGTTGGTAATTCAGAATATATGGGTTCATCATCTGAATTCATATCAATATAATGATAAGTAGCATTCAAATATTTTCCTTCAAAATCAAGAGGTTTTCCAATAAAAATAGGTTCTAGATCTTCCTCCCCATCTCTAAATACACTACGAATATTTTTACCATTTTCAAAAATAGCATAACCAAAAGAATCTGAAAAATCATATTGAAGAAATAACCAAGTATATGTAGGCTTAAAATTATTTTTTTCAAAAAACTCTTCTAAAATATGCGGCTCTGGTAAGATTTTCCATAATAAATCAATACCATTAACTATTACATAATCTTTTTTTCTGAAAATTACTATTTCATATCCTAATGGATTTTCGTCATTAATGAATGATGTTACTAGATTTTTTAATTCATCATCAGATCCTTTAAAAGGAAAAACCATTGTATTAACTCTTGATCCCATAAGTATCCTCTAATATTTTATTGCTTATAAAAATTGTTATTCATCCTCTAATCCATAATCTACAAAAGGAATAGGGCGATTAGCTTTACAGCGTGGCGGAATATCTAATTCAATATCAGCGACACGAGGATCTGCATTAGCAAACCATTCATAAGCGGTTTGTTTTTTATTTTGTATTTCTTCTGAGTTCTCTAAATTTTGATTTAGATCTTTATCTGTCATAAATATAAAACCCTCTTTTATGGCTACATCTTCAACATTGTAGCCATCAGTAATTTAGTAAACAATCATTTTGCAAATTTAATACAAAATGTGACCGCTTAATCTTCAATAATTTTATTACCACAAGCCTCACAAATAAGATGACGTGAAAAATCATCGCAATTTGCAATAATATTTATCCCATACGGTAATTCGGAGCCTCTTTGGTAATACTTACATCGTGGACGTGGCTTTCTTTAATTCCAGCGCCACTGATTCGTACAAATTCTGCTTTAGTACGAAGTTCTTCGATAGTGGCACAGCCAGTTAAGCCCATACAAGAACGTAATCCACCCATTTGTTGATGAATCACTTCTTTTAAAAAACCTTTGTAAGGAATACGCCCTTCAATACCTTCTGGCACTAATTTATCTGAGGCGTTATCGGACTGAAAATAGCGATCTGATGAACCTTTTGCCATTGCGCCAAGTGAACCCATTCCACGATAAGACTTGAATGATCTACCTTGATAAAGTTCAATTTCACCCGGTGCTTCTTCTGTTCCTGCAAACATTGAGCCAACCATTACGCACGAAGCCCCTGCTGCGATCGCTTTTGCAATATCACCTGAGAAACGAATGCCGCCATCGGCAATAACAGCAATACCACGCTCTTTTAATGCCTCTGCAGCTTCTGAAATAGCAGTGACTTGTGGTACGCCCACGCCTGTGACAATTCGAGTGGTACAAATTGAACCAGGTCCAATCCCTACTTTTACTGCACTTGCTCCTGCATCGGCTAAAGCAATCGCCCCTGCTGCGGTGGCCACATTACCTGCAATAATAGGTAAATCTGGATATTTAGCTCGTGTTTCACGCACTCGTTGTAATACACCTTCTGAATGACCGTGACTACTATCAATTAAAAGAATATCAACCCCTGCTTTAACTAAAGCGTCGATACGCTCTTCATTGCCTTCACCTGCACCCACTGCAGCACCAACACGCAGACGTCCAAATTCATCTTTACAGGCATTCGGTTTTTGTTCAGCTTTTTGGAAATCTTTAACGGTGATCATTCCTTTTAATTTGAAATTGTCATCAACCACTAACACTTTTTCAATACGATTATCGTGCATCAGTTTTAAAATTTCTGCACGCTCCGCATTTTCTTTAACTGTGATTAAACGCTCCTTTGGTGTCATCATTTCAGAGATTTTTTGAGTTAAATCTGAGACAAAGCGAGTATCACGACCAGTAATAATACCAACGAGATCATTATTGCTATCAACCACAGGATAGCCTGCAAATTTATTTTTTTTCACTACTTCCGCTAACTCTGCAAGGGTTATATCTGGCGAGACGGTAACGGGATCTTTAACCACACCACTTTCGAATTTTTTAACAATTCTGACACGTGAAGCCTGACGTTCAATCGACATATTTTTATGAATAAAACCAATGCCACCTTCTTGAGCAAGGGAAATAGCCAGTCTTGCTTCAGTAACCGTATCCATTGCAGCACTAAGCATTGGAATATTTAAGCGAATATCTTTGGTTAATTGAGTTGAAAGATTAGCGGTATTAGGTAATACCTTTGAGTGGGCTGGGACAAGTAACACATCATCAAAAGTTAATGCTTCCTGTTTGATTCTTAACATTGCAATAATTCCTCGAAATAAATATAAAATTGGATAAGAAAGATTGCGAGAGGATTATACAGATTAATCGATAAAATGAGAAGACAATTAATAAAATTCTTAATGCTTTTCAGAAAAATAAAGAACCTTTACTGAGAAGGATAAAGGCTCTTAGTTAATGTTATATTTTTACTGATTAAAAATTATTTAATCACTCCAGCTTGCATTAAAGATTCTAGCACTATAGGTTGTGCTTCTTCTGAGAGTGTTAATAAAGGTAAGCGTAAACTTGGTTCACTAATTAAACCTAATTTATAAGCAGCCCATTTTACAGGACTTGGATTTGACTCTATAAAAAGATTTTTATGTAGTGGGATTAAACGCTGATTAATGACTTCAGCTTCCTCAAGACGACCTTGACGCACTAAATCACACATAATTGCCATATCTTTAGCTGCAACATTATTGGTTACTGAAATAACGCCTTGTCCTCCACATTTCATTGATTCAAAGCCTGTTAAATCATCACCACTCAAGAAAATAAAATCATCGCCAGCGGCTGCTTTTATTTGTGACACACGAGTTAAATCACCTGTTGCCTCTTTGATAGCAACAATATTAGGAATTTTAGCAAGTCGCCCTACTGTTTCAGGTAATAAATCACTTCCTGTCCTACTTGGTACATTATAGAGTATTTGCGGCAAATCAGTACTCTCTGCAATCGCCTTATAATGCTGATATATACCTTCTTGGGTTGGTCTATTATAATAAGGAACAACCGTTAAACATCCTACTACACCTACATCTGCAACCAACTTAGTGATTTCAATCGCATCTCTTGTACAATTTGATCCTGTTCCTGCAATAATTGGAATACGTCCATCTGCAAACTCAACACATTTTGTGATTACTTTCAAATCTTCTTCAAAAGTGGACGTCGCCGATTCACCTGTTGTTCCCATTGCAACAATCGCATTTGTTCCAGACTCAATGTGATATTCAATTAATTTTTTTAAGTCTTCAAAATTAACCTCATCTTGTATCATCGGGGTGATCAAAGCAGTTATACTGCCATAAAAGAGAGGTGCTTCCATAATTACTCCTGTTTTTTATTTTAATATAAGAATTTTATAAGAGATAAAATCACGGTTAGCTTGCCAAAAAGAAGGGGGGGTTTGCAAGTGTTTTCTGTAAATTTATTAGATTATCTTTTATATTAAGGTAAAAATTGTAAAAAAAATAACGAAAACGTTTGCGTTATTTTTTTTATTCAGTATAATCCGTCAGATTTTGTTAACTAATGGAGAACTCTATGCATACTGAAAAAATTACGCCCCATAAGCAAGCTTTTCTGGGGCTCCAAATGCTCTTTGTCGCCTTTGGAGCATTGGTTTTGGTCCCCCTCTTAACTGGACTTAATCCAAATACTGCGCTGCTTACCGCTGGAATTGGTACTTTGTTATTTCAATTAATTACGAAACGACAAGTACCAATTTTTTTGGCCTCTAGTTTTGCCTTTATTGCCCCTATTCAATATGGTGTCCAAACATGGGGAATCCCAGTTACATTAGGTGCTCTTGCTTGTTCTGGATTAGTATATGTAGTCTTAAGTACTTTTGTAAAACTACGTGGCAATGATATATTGATGAAGCTCTTCCCTCCTGTGGTGGTTGGTCCTATCATTATTATTATTGGTTTAAGTTTAGCACCTGTCGCCGTAAATATGGCAACAGGAAAAGCAACAGGTACAGATTATAATACATCTATCATTATTTCAATGACGACCCTTCTAGTAACTCTTATCGTATCAGTATTTGCAAAAGGAATCTTACGTTTAATACCAATTTTATGCGCCATTACTGTGGGTTACATTCTTTCAATCTTTATGGGAATTGTTGATTTTACCAAAATCATTGAAGCTCCTTGGTTTGCAATGCCTCAAATCACGACACCTGAATTTAAATTAGAAGCCATTTTATATATGCTTCCTATCGCAATTGCACCAGCAATTGAACATATCGGTGATATGATGGCAATTAGTCAAGTAACAAATAAAAACTTCCTCAAAAAACCAGGTTTAAACCGTACATTGTTAGGTGATGGTGTCGCAACTATCGCAGCATCATTCTTAGGTGGTCCACCTAATACCACTTATTCAGAAGTAACGGGCGCAGTAATGCTGACTAAAAACTTCAATCCTAAAATTATGACTTGGGCTGCCGTGTTTGCAATTTTAATGGCTTTCGTAGGAAAAATCGGTGCATTCTTACAAACTATTCCAGCAGTTGTAATGGGTGGAATTATGATGCTCGTATTTGGTGCGATTGCTGTCGTGGGTATTAACTCTCTGATTAAAAACAACGTTGATTTAAATCAACCTCGTAACCTGTGTATTGTATCCGTAGTTCTCACATTTGGTATTGGCGGAATGCTTATCGATGTTGGTTTCTTTGCCATCAAAGGTATTGCTCTGTGTGCCGTCATTGCTATTGCAATGAACTTACTGCTACCACAAGAAATCAGCAGTAAACAAGAATCAGACGATATTCAAGAATAAAACATAAAAAAACAAGCGGTAAGATTATTAATATTTTTTACAAAAATCTTACCGCTTCCGTTCTAGTTACTAATATTCACTCAAAATCTTAACGAATAATTCCTCGAGTTGAACGCTTAAAGAAATTTAAAAAGAGACTTACCGCAACTTCTGTTTTAGCATAATGCTCTATTTCAGGTATAATTTCCTCAATTGTTTTACCACTACGATAAATTAATTTGTATATATTACGAATCGCTCGCATTGTTGGTTTTTCAAAACCACGTCTTTTTAGTCCTTCAATATTTATACCAAATGGACGAGCGTGATTCCCCTGAGCCATTACATAAGGAGGTATATCCTGACAAACAATGGAACCTCCTCCTAACATTACATGAGCACCAATAATAACAAATTGATGTACCGCAGACATTCCACCAACAATCACAAAATCCTCTAATAATACGTGACCTGCAAGTGTAGCATTATTGGCTAAAATACAACGATTACCAATTTGGCAATCGTGAGCAATATGGGCATTGATCATAAATAAATTATCATCACCAATTTTTGTTATGCTCCCTCCCTGTACTGTACCTCTATGAATAGTGACACTCTCACGAATACGGTTTCTATCGCCAATAATGGTTTTAGTAGGTTCATTTCCATACTTTAAATCTTGATTCTTTTCACCAATACTTGCAAATTGATAAATCTCATTATCCTTACCAATTTGAGTACGTCCGTTAATGATAACATGGGAATGAATTTTCGTTCTTGCACCAATTTCTACATCTTTACCAATGATAGTAAATGCCCCAATTTCGACTTCTTTGCCAATAACAGCCCCTTCCTCAATAATAGCAAGGGGGCTAATTTTAGCAGTTGAATGAATTAATTGCATAAACACTCCTTAAGATTGACGACGTGCACACATCAACTCTGCTTCACACACCACTTTTCCATCAACAGTTACAACGCCAGTGAAACGAATAACACCTCGAAGCTCTTTTAAAATTTCAACGTGTAATTTCATTTGATCACCAGGTAACACAGGTTTTTTGAAACGTGCTTTATCAACGCCTGCAAAATAAAAAATTTCTTTTTTATTTAAACTATGTGTCTTAAATGCCAAGATTCCCATTGCTTGAGCAAGTGATTCCAAAATTAAAACACCAGGAAAAACTGGTTGCTCTGGAAAATGCCCTGTAAAACAAGGTTCATTAACACTAACATTTTTAATAGCAGTAATCCACTTACCTTCTTCAAAACCAATAACTCTATCTACCAACAAGAATGGATAGCGATGTGGTAAAAGCTCCATTATCTCTGTTACTTCGATAATTCTAGATTGATATTCTGTTTCCAACACTATTCCCCTTGCTCCTTTTTATTAACATACTGTTCTAGCTGTTTTAATCTCTTATTCATTTCATTAATATTCATTGTAAGAGCCGTTGCTTTACGCCATACTTTATTAGACTGTGCTGGAGTACCCGATGAATAAGTTCCTTTTTCAGTAATTGACTTTATGACCATACTCATTCCTGTAATAGTAGTACCATCACAAATTTCAATATGCCCATTAATCACACTCGCACCACCAATTAAGCAATAGCGTCCCACTTTTAAACTACCCGCTAATATAGCACCACCTGCAATAGCAGAACCAGTGCCAATATGAACATTGTGTGCAATTTGACATAAATTATCAATAATCACATTATCTTCAATCACCGTTGCGTCCAAAGCACCTCGATCAATACAAGTACAAGCCCCAATTTCAACATTATTGCCAATAATAACGCCACCTGTTTGAGGAATCTTCACCCAACGTCCCTTAGCATTCGCATAACCAAAACCATCACTTCCAATCACAGCTGACGATTGAATCAAACAATTTTCACCAATTTGAACATTGTGATAAACAGACACATTTGCCCATAACTGAGTTTTCGCACCTATTTTAGTATTTTTACCCACAAAACAGCCTGCACCAATACTCACTTCATCACCAATTTCTGCGCCACTTTCAATCACTGCATTTGCGCCCACAGAAACATTTTTTCCCAATTTCACATTGTCAGAAATGATCGCACTTGGAGAAATTCCCTGTGCAGACTTTGGTGTTTTATCCATATATTGAGCCAATAATGCATAAGCAACATAAGGATCTTCAACAATAATTAAGTTTTGTTCTTCCAAACAAAATTCAACATCGTTTTGATGCACAATAATTGCACCAGCTTGACACTCTTTTAATCGTGTACGAAATTTTGCATTTGAAATAAATGTAATTTCATTACCTGTCGCTTGTGCAAAAGGAGCAATCTTTGAAATTGCCAAATCGGCGTTCCCTCTAAGAGAACCGCCGATTTGTTTTGCTAAATCACCTAATAAAAATTTTTCCATTAATTACTCATTAGCTATGTTTTATTTAGATTTAGTTGGTACTTCAGGAACTTTTCCTCCAACCGCTTTAAGCACCTCATTGCTTAAATCATTTTCTTTACTTGATACAAAAACAATTGCATTAGTATCTAACACCATTGTATAACCTTTTGATTTCGCAATTTTTTGTAATTTTTCATTTACTTGATCAACAACTTCTTTACGAACTTTATTTTCTTCTATAGCCAGTTTTCTTTGAACTTCCTGTGATTTCTTCTGGAAACTTGCCACTTTCTGCTTAAATGCCATTTCTTTCTTCTGAAACGCATTTAATTTTTTCTGGAATTTATCCGCTAATGCAATTATCGCATCTTGACGCTTTTTGATTTCTTTACTACGTAATCTTGGTGCATCCTTTTCCAATTTAGCTTTTTTTGCTGTAATTTCTTTGCCTAGCTTTTCATCTTCAGCTCTTAACTCTTTAGCCTCAGCAACTAATGCTTTATTTTCTTCACCTAATCTTTTATCTTCTATTTCTAAAAATTTTCTTTCTTCTTGTACTTTTTTAGCAAGTTCTGAAGAGCTTGAAAATAGAGGATGGTTTTGAATAACAAATTCAGGTGTAATAAAACCAATTTTATCTGTCGCATTTGCCACATTTGATGCCATTGCTAAACTAGCAACTAACGTTGCAACTTTAAATACATTTTTCATAAATAGACGTCCTATTAAAAATTAAAATTAACATTTATAGCGGTAAGATATTGTCAAAAATTTACAATATCTTACCAATTTACAAATTAGAATGAACCGCCAATACTAAATTGGAATTGTTCAATATTATCTTCTGGGTGTTTACGTAATGGTTTTGCATAAGAAAGCAACAATGGTCCAATTGGTGAGTTCCATTGTAATCCTAACCCAACTGATGCTCTAAAGCGTTTATAATCACCATAATCTATGCCTTTCCAGCCCGCCATAGGTTCCCATTTAGTATTCCAAACTGTTCCTGCATCAACAAATAAGGTTGTTCTTACTTTATGTTGATATTTTTCAGCCACAAATGGCGTTGGCATAATCAGTTCTAAATTAGCAATTGCTTTTGCATTACCACCAATAACATCACCTGCTGGTTGCCATTCACCCTTTTTATTTAAATAGAT
This DNA window, taken from Pasteurella skyensis, encodes the following:
- a CDS encoding OmpH family outer membrane protein — protein: MKNVFKVATLVASLAMASNVANATDKIGFITPEFVIQNHPLFSSSSELAKKVQEERKFLEIEDKRLGEENKALVAEAKELRAEDEKLGKEITAKKAKLEKDAPRLRSKEIKKRQDAIIALADKFQKKLNAFQKKEMAFKQKVASFQKKSQEVQRKLAIEENKVRKEVVDQVNEKLQKIAKSKGYTMVLDTNAIVFVSSKENDLSNEVLKAVGGKVPEVPTKSK
- the lpxD gene encoding UDP-3-O-(3-hydroxymyristoyl)glucosamine N-acyltransferase; the protein is MEKFLLGDLAKQIGGSLRGNADLAISKIAPFAQATGNEITFISNAKFRTRLKECQAGAIIVHQNDVEFCLEEQNLIIVEDPYVAYALLAQYMDKTPKSAQGISPSAIISDNVKLGKNVSVGANAVIESGAEIGDEVSIGAGCFVGKNTKIGAKTQLWANVSVYHNVQIGENCLIQSSAVIGSDGFGYANAKGRWVKIPQTGGVIIGNNVEIGACTCIDRGALDATVIEDNVIIDNLCQIAHNVHIGTGSAIAGGAILAGSLKVGRYCLIGGASVINGHIEICDGTTITGMSMVIKSITEKGTYSSGTPAQSNKVWRKATALTMNINEMNKRLKQLEQYVNKKEQGE